In Plasmodium falciparum 3D7 genome assembly, chromosome: 5, the following proteins share a genomic window:
- a CDS encoding skeleton-binding protein 1 yields MCSAARAFDFFTDLADEPTQLQDAVPETTEKLAEVVSDAATNVTDAVSDTASGIGSLVGEAASSLGNLVGEAASGIGNIVGGAASGIGNIVGGAASGIGSLVGDAASGLGNLVGDAAEALATTELKDVIPENTESTTDLVPSEVSPPVDDYLDDDGFSSFREFLESTPCWQRRMAQEALLNEYEVESPAESMSPILRVQFFADFAKQAVHVAKQNYLYVVIFLFFVINILLFINFYNLGKRKGYYLAKKQKKEQMLEQNPEQNPEQNAQQNAQQNAQQNAQQNAQQNAQQNAQQNTQQNTQQKTQQNPQQNAQQNTQQNTQQQSTTKSTTKTVARET; encoded by the exons atgtgtAGCGCAGCTCGAGCATTTGATTTTTTTACTGATTTAGCCGACGAACCAACACAATTACAGGATGCAGTACCAGAGACAACCGAAAAATTGGCCGAAGTAGTTTCGGATGCAGCAACAAATGTTACTGATGCAGTAAGTGATACAGCTAGTGGTATTGGAAGTTTAGTTGGAGAAGCAGCTAGTAGTTTAGGAAATTTAGTTGGTGAAGCAGCAAGCGGTATAGGAAATATAGTTGGAGGTGCAGCAAGCGGTATAGGAAATATAGTTGGAGGTGCAGCAAGCGGTATAGGAAGTTTAGTTGGTGATGCAGCAAGCGGTTTAGGAAATTTAGTTGGTGATGCAGCAGAGGCACTTGCAACTACCGAATTAAAAGATGTAATACCAGAAAATACTGAATCCACAACTGATTTGGTACCATCTGAGGTATCACCTCCAGTAGATGATTATCTCGACGATGACGGTTTTTCAAGCTTTAGAGAATTTCTTGAAAGTACTCCTTGTTGGCAACGTAGAATGGCTCAAGAAGCTTTACTTAATGAATACGAAGTAGAATCTCCAGCCGAATCTATGTCCCCTATTCTTAGAGTACAATTTTTTGCAGATTTTGCAAAACAAGCCGTACATGTTGCTAAACAAAATTATCTCTATGTTGTGATATTCCTATTCTTTGttattaacatattattGTTCATCAACTTTTACAACTTAGGAAAAaga AAAGGATATTACCTagcaaaaaaacaaaaaaaagaacaaatgcTAGAACAAAACCCAGAACAAAACCCAGAACAAAACGCACAACAAAACGCACAACAAAACGCACAACAAAACGCACAACAAAACGCACAACAAAACGCACAACAAAACGCACAACAAAACACACAACAAAACACACAACAAAAAACACAACAGAACCCACAACAAAACGCACAACAAAACACACAACAAAACACACAACAACAATCCACAACCAAATCCACAACAAAAACAGTTGCTAGAGAAACCTaa